A single Saccharomyces paradoxus chromosome II, complete sequence DNA region contains:
- the FTH1 gene encoding Fth1p (high affinity iron transporter~similar to YBR207W) yields MTFENYFSFQIFFIFLRESLEIVVIVSILLTIVKQGLSVDDDSPVEGNSSSAALPSPNTNANADSTTAFLQAGRLDGNAIGTSAAADSNKSRPLNVEEEEEIFEYSNELRDQDREPDEHTADNVKLYQKLKIQILAGGAFGLLLCMLIGGAFVSIFYHIGTDLWTLSEHYYEGVLSLVASVIISVMGLFFLRMGKLREKFRVKLASIIYSKDNNLLGNNARKGVKFSEKYSFFILPFITTLREGLEAVVFIGGIGIDQPLSSIPLSMVLATAISTVFGIFFFRYSSSLSLKICLVVATCFLYLIAAGLFSKGIWQLELQDYVNKCNGQDMSEVGNGPGSYDISRSVWHVNCCNGEKDGGWMIFTAIFGWTNSATVGSVISYNVYWLVLICALKLLMIEEKYGYIPYIPISWQKKRIMKRLSIAKASLDLKHHTSELNSSTSEPDSQRRSKDSSVPLIIDSSGSAN; encoded by the coding sequence ATGACGTTTGAGAAttacttttctttccaaatattcttcattttcctaAGGGAATCCTTAGAAATTGTTGTCATTGTTTCGATTTTATTGACGATTGTCAAACAAGGCCTGTCTGTTGATGACGACAGCCCAGTTGAAGGAAACTCTTCTTCTGCGGCTCTTCCAAGCCCAAACACGAACGCAAACGCAGATTCGACCACGGCCTTCTTACAAGCAGGGCGTTTAGACGGTAATGCTATTGGAACGTCCGCTGCGGCTGATAGTAATAAATCGAGACCACTTAATgtggaggaagaagaagaaatcttcGAGTACTCTAATGAGCTTAGAGATCAGGACCGCGAACCCGATGAACATACGGCTGACAACGTTAAACTATATCAGAAATTAAAGATACAAATTCTTGCGGGCGGCGCATTTGGTTTGCTGTTGTGTATGCTAATCGGAGGTGCGTTTGTCAGTATCTTTTATCATATCGGTACCGACTTATGGACACTGAGTGAACATTATTATGAAGGTGTATTAAGTCTTGTCGCATCCGTTATTATTTCTGTGATGGGATTGTTTTTCTTGAGAATGGGGAAGTTGAGAGAGAAGTTCAGAGTGAAATTAGCCTCTATCATTTATTCAAAGGACAATAACTTGTTGGGAAACAACGCTAGAAAAGGCGTAAAATTCAGTGAAAAGTACTCCTTCTTCATATTACCATTTATAACAACTTTGAGAGAAGGGTTAGAAGCTGTTGTATTTATTGGAGGTATCGGTATTGACCAGCCACTATCATCAATTCCTCTGTCTATGGTTCTCGCTACTGCAATTAGTACGGTATTcggtatttttttcttcaggtACTCAAGTTCTTTATCACTCAAGATATGTCTTGTAGTCGCCACCTGCTTCCTTTACTTGATTGCGGCTGGTTTGTTTTCTAAAGGTATATGGCAACTCGAATTGCAAGACTATGTCAACAAATGTAACGGCCAAGACATGAGTGAGGTGGGAAACGGACCTGGTTCGTACGATATATCTCGTTCTGTTTGGCATGTTAATTGTTGTAATGGTGAAAAAGATGGAGGTTGGATGATTTTCACCGCCATTTTTGGCTGGACAAATAGTGCTACTGTCGGCTCTGTAATCAGCTACAACGTCTACTGGCTAGTTTTAATATGTGCCCTGAAACTGCTAAtgatagaagaaaaatacggATACATCCCATATATACCTATCAGCTGGCAAAAGAAACGTATTATGAAAAGATTGAGCATAGCTAAGGCCTCGCTAGATCTCAAACATCATACTTCTGAGCTCAACTCTAGTACATCAGAACCAGACAGTCAAAGACGGTCGAAAGATAGTTCGGTGCCCTTAATAATTGATAGCAGTGGTTCAGCAAACTAA
- the AME1 gene encoding Ame1p (Essential kinetochore protein associated with microtubules and SPBs~similar to YBR211C), protein MDRDTKLAFRLRGSHSRKTDDIDDDVIVFRTPNALYKEEDSPIQSPVQPLLSSPKRANSFEFPIDATNVNAQDRYEHEYQPMDAEDYPTVESPTNESPQSVRDDEDLTTRYNFDDIPIRQLSSSITSVTTIDVLSSLFINLFENDLIPQALKDFNKSDDDQFRKLLYKLDLRLFQTISDQMTRDLKDILDINVSNNELCYQLKQVLARKEDLNQQIISVRNEIQELKAGKDWHDLQNEQSKLNDKVKLNKRLNDLTSTLLGRYEAGRNIRSQDSEDDSIRDDSNILDIAHFVDLMDPYNGLLKKINKINENLSNELQPSL, encoded by the coding sequence ATGGATAGAGACACTAAACTGGCTTTTAGGCTAAGGGGCAGTCATTCAAGAAAGACAGACGATATAGATGATGATGTTATTGTATTTAGAACCCCGAATGCGCTTTATAAAGAGGAGGACTCGCCCATTCAATCACCTGTTCAACCCCTTTTGTCTTCACCAAAACGTGCAAATTCTTTTGAGTTTCCTATTGATGCTACTAACGTAAATGCGCAGGATCGCTATGAACATGAGTATCAGCCCATGGATGCAGAAGACTACCCCACGGTCGAAAGTCCTACAAATGAATCGCCGCAAAGTGTGAGGGATGATGAAGATCTCACTACTCGGTATAATTTCGATGATATACCTATTAGACAGCTATCATCCTCCATCACTTCTGTAACCACAATTGACGTGCtatcttctttgtttataaatttatttgaaaatgatttaATTCCACAAGCCTTAAAGGATTTTAATAAAAGTGACGATGATCAATTTAGGAAGCTATTGTACAAATTAGATCTGCGGCTCTTTCAAACTATATCAGATCAAATGACTAGAGATTTGAAAGACATACTGGACATAAATGTATCGAATAATGAGCTCTGCTATCAATTAAAGCAGGTACTTGCTCGAAAGGAAGATTTGAATCAGCAGATAATATCGGTACGAAATGAAATCCAAGAGTTGAAAGCCGGTAAGGACTGGCATgatttacaaaatgaaCAATCTAAATTGAACGACAAAGTGAAGCTGAATAAAAGGTTAAATGATTTGACATCTACTTTGTTAGGCAGATACGAGGCGGGTCGCAACATCAGGAGCCAGGATAGCGAGGACGATTCAATACGGGATGactcaaatattttggatATCGCACATTTTGTAGATTTGATGGATCCGTATAATGgacttttgaaaaaaattaataaaattaatgaaaatcTTTCTAACGAATTACAACCAAGTCTATAG
- the ERV15 gene encoding Erv15p (Protein involved in export of proteins from the endoplasmic reticulum~similar to YBR210W), translating into MSGTGLSLFVTGLILNCLNCICQIYFTILYGDLEADYINSIELCKKVNILGVPEAILHAFISILFLFNGYWFVFLLNAPVLAYNTSKVYKKTYLLDATDIFRILGRCKIECFLKLGFYLLIFFFYFYRMVTALLENDANLIS; encoded by the coding sequence ATGTCAGGAACTGGATTATCGTTGTTCGTAACAGGCCTTATACTGAATTGTTTGAATTGCATTTGTCAAATATACTTTACTATATTATATGGCGATTTGGAAGCAGATTACATCAACTCAATCGAACTGTGTAAGAAGGTGAATATATTGGGCGTACCGGAGGCAATTTTACACGCCTTCATTTCTATATTGTTTCTCTTCAACGGATACTGGTTCGTCTTTCTCTTGAATGCCCCCGTCCTGGCATATAACACTAGTAAAGTCTACAAGAAAACATATCTACTAGATGCGACGGACATTTTCAGAATACTGGGTAGGTGCAAAATTGAATGCTTTTTAAAGTTGGGTTTCTAccttctcattttttttttctatttctataGAATGGTCACAGCGTTACTTGAGAACGATGCAAACTTGATAAGTTAG
- the DUR12 gene encoding bifunctional urea carboxylase/allophanate hydrolase (Urea amidolyase~similar to YBR208C), with the protein MTVSSETAAEISLGWSVQDWIDFHKSSSPQASLRLLESLLDSQNVSPIDNAWISLASKENLLHQFRILKSRKNKETLPLYGVPIAVKDNIDVRGLPTTAACPSFAYEPSRDSKVVELLRNAGALILGKTNLDQFATGLVGTRSPYGKTPCAFSSEHVSGGSSAGSASVVARGIVPIALGTDTAGSGRVPAALNNLIGLKPTKGVFSCQGVVPACKSLDCVSIFALNLSDAERCFSIMCQPDPENDEYSRPYVPNPLKKFPSNVTIAIPKNIPWYGETENPVLFSNAVEHLSKTGANVIEIDFEPLLELARCLYEGTWVAERYQAIQSFLDSKPPKESLDPTVISIIEGAKKYSAVDCFSFEYKRQGILQKVRRLLKSVDVLCVPTCPLNPTMQQVADEPVLVNSRQGTWTNFVNLADLAALAVPAGFRDDGLPNGITLIGKKFTDYALLELANRYFQKIFPNYSRTYGTFTTSSVKPANDQLVGPNYDPSTSIKLAVVGAHLKDLPLHWQLEKVNATYLCTTKTSKTYQLFALPKNGPVLKPGLRRVDGNGSQIELEVYSVPKEQFGTFISMVPEPLGIGSVELESGEWIKSFICEESGYKAEGTVDITKYGGFRAYFEALKEKESQKKKLFDTVLIANRGEIAVRIIKTLKKLGIKSVAVYSDPDKYSQHVTDADIAVPLHGTTAAQTYLDMDKIINAAKQTNAQAIIPGYGFLSENADFSDACTSAGITFVGPSGDIIRGLGLKHSARQIAQKAGVPLVPGSLLITSVEEAKKVAAELEYPVMVKSTAGGGGIGLQKVDSEEDIEHIFETVKHQGETFFGDAGVFLERFIENARHVEVQLMGDGFGKAIALGERDCSLQRRNQKVIEETPAPNLPEKTRLALRKAAESLGSLLNYKCAGTVEFIYDEKKDEFYFLEVNTRLQVEHPITEMVTGLDLVEWMVRIAANDAPDFDSTKVEVNGVSMEARLYAENPLKNFRPSPGLLVDVEFPDWARVDTWVKKGTNISPEYDPTLAKIIVHGKDRNDAISKLNQALEETKVYGCITNIDYLKSIITSDFFAEARVSTNILNSYQYNPTAIEITLPGAHTSIQDYPGRVGYWRIGVPPSGPMDAYSFRLANRIVGNDYRTPAIEVTLTGPSIVFHCETVIAITGGTALCTLDGQEIPQHEPVDVKRGSTLSIGKLTSGCRAYLGIRGGIDVPKYLGSYSTFTLGNVGGYNGRVLKLGDVLFLPSNEENKSIECLPHNISESLIPQISETKEWEIGVTCGPHGSPDFFKPESIEEFFSEKWKVHYNSNRFGVRLIGPKPKWARSSGGEGGMHPSNTHDYVYSLGAINFTGDEPVIITCDGPSLGGFVCQAVVPEAELWKVGQVKPGDSIQFVPLSYESSRFLKESQDVAIRSLDGTKLRRLDSVSILPTFETPILAQIEKVSELSPKVVYRQAGDRYVLVEYGDNEMNFNIAYRIECLISLVKRNETIGVVEMSQGVRSVLIEFDGYKVTQNDLLEVLVAYETEIQFDENWKITSNIIRLPMAFEDSKTLACVQRYQETIRSSAPWLPNNVDFIANVNGISRKEVYDMLYSARFMVLGLGDVFLGSPCAVPLDPRHRFLGSKYNPSRTYTERGAVGIGGMYMCIYAANSPGGYQLVGRTIPIWDKLCLAASSEVPWLMNPFDQVEFYPVSEEDLDKMTEDCDNGVYNVNIEKSVFDHQEYMRWVNANKDSITTFQEGQLGERAEEFAKLIQNANSELKESTAVKPDEEEDFPEGAEIVYSEYSGRFWKSIASVGDVIEAGQGLLIIEAMKAEMIISAPKSGKIIKICHGNGDMVDSGDIVAVIETVA; encoded by the coding sequence atgacagtTAGCTCTGAAACTGCCGCTGAAATTTCGTTAGGTTGGTCGGTCCAAGACTGGATTGACTTCCACAAGTCATCGAGCCCTCAGGCTTCATTAAGACTTCTTGAATCACTATTAGACTCTCAAAATGTTTCGCCAATCGATAATGCATGGATATCGCTGGCctcaaaggaaaatttatTGCACCAATTCAGAATTTTAAAGAGcagaaagaataaagaaactttacCTCTCTACGGTGTTCCCATTGCAGTTAAAGACAACATCGACGTTAGAGGTCTACCAACGACTGCTGCATGCCCATCTTTTGCATATGAGCCCTCCAGAGACTCTAAAGTAGTAGAATTACTAAGAAATGCAGGTGCGTTAATCCTGGGTAAGACGAACCTGGACCAATTTGCCACAGGATTAGTTGGCACACGGTCTCCATACGGGAAGACACCCTGCGCTTTTAGCAGTGAGCATGTATCTGGTGGTTCCTCTGCTGGGTCAGCATCAGTGGTTGCTAGAGGTATTGTGCCAATTGCATTGGGTACCGATACAGCTGGTTCTGGCAGAGTCCCAGCCGCTTTGAACAACCTGATCGGTCTAAAGCCGACAAAGGGTGTCTTTTCCTGCCAAGGTGTAGTTCCTGCTTGTAAATCTTTAGACTGCGTTTCCATCTTTGCATTGAACCTAAGTGATGCTGAGCGCTGCTTCAGCATTATGTGCCAGCCAGACCctgaaaatgatgaataTTCTAGACCGTATGTTCCCAaccctttgaaaaaatttccaagCAATGTAACGATTGCTATTCCTAAAAACATCCCGTGGTATGGGGAAACCGAGAATCCTGTGTTGTTTTCTAATGCTGTCGAGCACCTATCCAAAACGGGTGCTAACGTCATAGAAATTGATTTCGAACCTCTTTTAGAGTTGGCTCGTTGCTTATACGAAGGTACTTGGGTGGCGGAGCGTTATCAAGCCATTCAATCATTCTTAGACAGTAAACCACCAAAGGAATCTTTAGACCCTACCGTTATTTCGATCATAGAAGGGGCTAAGAAATACAGTGCGGTAGACTGCTTTAGTTTTGAATACAAAAGACAAGGCATCTTGCAAAAAGTGAGACGACTTCTCAAATCCGTCGATGTCTTGTGTGTGCCCACGTGTCCCTTGAATCCTACTATGCAACAAGTCGCGGATGAGCCAGTCTTAGTCAACTCAAGGCAGGGCACATGGACTAATTTTGTCAATTTGGCAGACTTGGCTGCCCTTGCTGTTCCTGCAGGGTTCCGAGACGATGGCTTACCAAATGGTATTACTTTAATCGGTAAGAAATTCACAGATTACGCGCTGTTAGAGTTGGCTAACCGCtatttccaaaagataTTCCCCAACTATTCCAGAACCTACGGCACTTTTACTACTTCCTCAGTAAAACCAGCAAACGATCAATTGGTCGGTCCAAACTACGACCCATCCACTTCCATAAAATTGGCCGTTGTAGGTGCTCACCTTAAGGATCTCCCTTTACATTGGCAATTGGAAAAGGTCAATGCAACATATTTATGTACAACAAAGACGTCAAAAACTTACCAACTTTTTGCTTTGCCTAAAAATGGACCCGTTTTGAAACCCGGGTTGAGAAGAGTTGATGGTAATGGGTCTCAAATAGAATTGGAAGTTTACAGTGTTCCAAAAGAGCAGTTCGGTACTTTTATATCTATGGTCCCTGAGCCACTAGGAATAGGTTCGGTGGAGTTGGAATCTGGTGAATGGatcaaatcttttatttgtGAGGAGTCCGGTTACAAAGCTGAAGGTACAGTTGACATTACAAAGTATGGTGGATTTAGAGCATATTTTGAAGCgttgaaggaaaaagagtcccaaaagaagaagttatTTGATACCGTGTTAATTGCCAATAGAGGTGAAATTGCAGTTCGTATTATCaagacattgaaaaaattgggtATTAAATCGGTTGCAGTTTATTCTGACCCCGATAAATATTCTCAACATGTTACTGATGCAGATATTGCTGTGCCCCTTCATGGCACAACCGCAGCACAAACATATCTAGACATGGATAAGATTATAAACGCCGCTAAGCAAACTAATGCACAAGCTATTATTCCTGGATATGGTTTCTTATCGGAAAATGCTGATTTTTCTGACGCATGCACCAGTGCTGGTATTACCTTTGTAGGTCCTTCTGGAGATATTATTAGGGGTTTAGGGTTAAAACATTCTGCTAGACAGATTGCGCAGAAAGCTGGCGTTCCTTTAGTGCCAGGCTCTTTGCTTATCACTTCAGTCGAAGAGGCTAAAAAAGTCGCAGCGGAATTGGAATACCCAGTAATGGTGAAGTCAACTGctggtggtggtggtatTGGTTTGCAGAAAGTCGattctgaagaagatatcgagcatatttttgaaaccgTGAAACATCAAGGTGAAACATTTTTCGGCGACGCTGGCGTATTTTTGGAACGATTTATCGAAAATGCCAGACATGTTGAAGTTCAACTTATGGGCGATGGTTTTGGGAAGGCAATCGCTTTGGGCGAACGTGATTGTTCTTTACAGCGCCGTAACCAAAAAGTCATTGAAGAAACTCCTGCTCCAAATCTACCGGAAAAAACAAGACTGGCTTTGAGAAAGGCAGCTGAAAGCCTGGGATCTTTATTGAATTACAAGTGTGCTGGTACAGTTGAATTCATTTacgatgaaaaaaaggatgaattttactttttagAAGTTAATACAAGATTACAAGTTGAGCATCCAATCACAGAAATGGTTACAGGATTAGACTTAGTCGAGTGGATGGTTAGAATTGCCGCTAATGATGCACCTGATTTTGACTCTACAAAGGTTGAAGTTAATGGCGTTTCAATGGAGGCTCGTTTATATGCTGAAAAtccattaaaaaatttcaggCCTTCTCCAGGTTTACTTGTCGATGTGGAATTTCCTGATTGGGCAAGAGTGGATACTTGGGTTAAGAAAGGTACTAATATATCTCCCGAATATGACCCAACATTGGCCAAAATCATCGTTCATGGAAAAGATCGTAATGACGCAATTTCTAAATTAAACCAAGCGTTAGAAGAGACGAAAGTGTACGGATGTATTACTAACATTGACTACCTGAAATCCATCATTACCagtgatttttttgctgAAGCAAGGGTTTCCACGAACATTTTGAATTCTTACCAGTATAACCCAACCGCCATCGAAATTACTTTGCCTGGTGCGCACACTAGTATTCAGGATTACCCCGGCAGAGTTGGGTACTGGAGAATTGGCGTTCCTCCCTCTGGTCCAATGGATGCATATTCGTTTAGATTGGCTAACAGGATTGTTGGTAATGATTATAGGACGCCTGCTATTGAAGTAACCTTGACTGGTCCATCCATCGTGTTTCACTGTGAAACTGTCATTGCTATTACTGGTGGTACCGCTCTATGTACATTAGATGGCCAAGAAATTCCTCAACACGAACCAGTTGATGTTAAGAGAGGATCTACTTTATCCATTGGCAAGTTGACAAGTGGTTGTAGGGCGTACTTAGGTATCAGGGGCGGTATTGACGTGCCCAAATACTTGGGTTCTTATTCCACTTTCACTCTAGGAAATGTCGGGGGGTACAATGGAAGGGTGCTGAAACTTGGAGATGTACTATTTTTGCCAAgcaatgaagaaaataaatcaatTGAGTGTCTTCCACATAATATTTCCGAATCATTAATTCCCCAAATTTCCGAAACTAAGGAGTGGGAAATTGGTGTGACATGTGGTCCACACGGGTCCCCAGATTTCTTTAAACCTGAATCCAtcgaagaatttttcagcgAGAAGTGGAAGGTTCATTACAATTCTAATAGGTTTGGCGTCCGTTTGATTGGACCTAAACCTAAATGGGCAAGAAGTAGCGGTGGCGAAGGTGGTATGCATCCTTCAAACACTCACGATTACGTTTATTCGTTGGGTGCGATCAATTTCACGGGTGATGAGCCGGTTATTATTACTTGTGATGGTCCTTCTTTAGGTGGCTTTGTGTGCCAAGCAGTTGTCCCAGAAGCAGAACTGTGGAAGGTTGGACAGGTTAAACCCGGCGATTCTATTCAGTTTGTACCACTCTCTTACGAAAGCTCGAGATTCTTAAAGGAATCCCAGGATGTTGCAATTAGGTCATTGGATGGTACTAAGTTAAGACGATTGGACTCTGTGTCAATTTTACCCACCTTCGAAACGCCTATCCTCGCACAAATAGAAAAAGTAAGTGAGCTTTCACCAAAAGTTGTATACAGACAGGCAGGTGATCGTTATGTTTTGGTGGAATATGGTGATAATGAAATGAACTTTAATATTGCCTACAGGATAGAATGCCTGATCTCTCTTGTTAAGAGAAATGAGACTATTGGTGTTGTTGAAATGTCTCAAGGTGTTAGATCAGTTTTGATAGAATTTGATGGTTACAAAGTCACCCAAAATGATTTGCTTGAAGTATTGGTGGCATATGAAACTGAAATCCAATTTGACGAAAACTGGAAGATAACTTCTAATATAATCAGATTACCGATGGCTTTTGAAGACTCCAAGACTTTAGCATGCGTTCAAAGGTACCAGGAAACAATCCGTTCGTCTGCTCCATGGTTACCAAATAACGTTGATTTCATTGCCAATGTAAACGGTAtctcaagaaaagaggtTTATGATATGTTGTATTCTGCCAGATTCATGGTTTTAGGCTTAGGCGATGTTTTCCTAGGATCGCCTTGCGCTGTTCCATTAGATCCTCGTCACAGATTCTTGGGGAGCAAATACAACCCAAGTAGAACATACACGGAAAGAGGCGCAGTCGGTATTGGTGGTATgtatatgtgtatatatgCTGCTAACAGTCCTGGTGGGTACCAATTAGTAGGTAGAACCATCCCAATTTGGGATAAGTTATGTCTGGCCGCTTCGTCTGAGGTTCCGTGGTTGATGAATCCATTCGATCAAGTTGAATTCTACCCAGTGtctgaagaagatttggATAAAATGACTGAAGATTGTGATAATGGTGTTTACAACGTcaacattgaaaagagtGTTTTTGATCATCAAGAATACATGAGGTGGGTCAATGCAAACAAAGATTCTATCACAACATTCCAAGAAGGCCAGCTTGGCGAAAGGGCTGAGGAATTTGCCAAGTTAATTCAAAACGCAAACTCTGAACTGAAAGAAAGTACTGCTGTCAAAcctgatgaagaagaagacttCCCAGAAGGTGCAGAAATTGTATATTCTGAGTATTCTGGACGTTTTTGGAAGTCTATAGCATCTGTTGGGGATGTTATTGAAGCAGGTCAAGGGCTACTAATTATCGAAGCCATGAAGGCGGAAATGATTATCTCTGCTCCTAAATCGGGTAAGATTATAAAGATTTGCCATGGTAATGGTGATATGGTGGATTCTGGTGACATAGTGGCCGTTATAGAAACGGTCGCATGA
- the NGR1 gene encoding Ngr1p (RNA binding protein that negatively regulates growth rate~similar to YBR212W), with product MMPNNTNASQRPDNPYIIPLPPSSTVETSTEPPRTLWMGDLDPSFDEATIEEIWSKLNKKVIVKLIRAKKNLLIPCSSTSSSNNNTSEENGENQQPASNSTDQLDNSQMININGISFIDPSTTQLHHAGYCFVEFETQKDAKFALSLNATPLPNFYSPTTNSQTNPTFKRTFRLNWASGATLQSSIPSTPEFSLFVGDLSPTATEADLLSLFQTRFKSVKTVRVMTDPLTGSSRCFGFVRFGNEDERRRALIEMSGKWFQGRALRVAYATPRNNMMLQLQEQQQQQQQQQQQQQQQQQQLHQQHQQLEQEDSNGPLLIKTANNLIQNNSNMLPLNALQNAPPMHLNEGGNSNIRASDSLPSNTYNTDPTNTTVFVGGLMPKTTEFQLRSLFKPFGPILNVRIPNGKNCGFVKFEKRIDAEASIQGLQGFIVGGSPIRLSWGRPSSSNAKAAPTVMGAGQYLPSNGLRPPSATSSIDNSKQILEQYAEDKRRLFLQQQQQQQRDSNFPVEQMAHNNYYNYNNYDYHSNKNGSHGDLVNPQRSNVSYIQEDGSMYPHQYSSPSYSLPPMSNQLSSANNNMPQFGNAMPIPMQLPNGNSNKMATSMNMHPTTNMNMNSNLNMNMNVSPAPYGLGNNANMYEVSRMMTPPLNMAPNASNSKSNIMNKHPNRNNIPPIHPSLLH from the coding sequence aTGATGCCTAATAACACTAACGCCTCCCAAAGACCGGATAATCCATATATTATTCCATTGCCCCCTTCATCCACTGTGGAGACTTCTACTGAACCCCCAAGAACGTTATGGATGGGCGATTTAGATCCGTCCTTCGACGAAGCGACCATCGAGGAGATATGGTCAAAActgaacaaaaaagttatCGTCAAATTAATTagagccaaaaaaaatttgttgattcCTTGTAGCTCCACCTCAAGTAGTAATAACAATACAAGCGAGGAAAATGGTGAAAATCAACAACCTGCGTCGAATAGCACTGATCAGTTAGATAATTCTCAAATGATTAATATTAATGGAATCTCCTTCATTGATCCTTCCACCACTCAATTACATCATGCCGGATACTGTTTTGTTGAATTTGAAACGCAGAAGGACGCTAAGTTTGCTCTATCACTAAATGCCACACCTTTACCTAATTTTTATTCTCCAACAACCAACTCTCAAACAAATCCAACATTCAAAAGAACTTTTAGATTGAACTGGGCGTCAGGTGCCACTTTACAAAGTTCTATACCATCCACTCCAGAATTCTCTTTATTTGTTGGTGATCTCTCACCCACGGCCACCGAAGCTGATTTATTATCCCTTTTCCAAACCAGATTCAAATCAGTAAAAACGGTTCGTGTGATGACGGACCCTTTGACAGGATCATCTCGTTGCTTTGGATTTGTCAGATTCGGTAATGAAGATGAACGTCGCAGAGCTCTGATTGAGATGAGCGGGAAATGGTTTCAAGGAAGAGCTTTAAGAGTTGCTTATGCCACACCAAGAAATAATATGATGTTGCAGTTGCAggagcagcaacagcagcaacagcaacagcagcaacagcaacaacagcaacagcagcaattGCATCAACAGCATCAGCAACTAGAGCAGGAGGACAGTAATGGTCCCCTCTTGATAAAGACCGCAAATAATCTCATTCAAAATAATAGCAATATGCTTCCTCTCAATGCCCTGCAAAACGCACCTCCAATGCATTTGAATGAGGGCGGCAATTCAAACATACGTGCAAGTGATTCGTTACCTTCAAACACCTACAACACTGATCCGACTAATACTACTGTATTTGTGGGAGGGCTAATGCCAAAAACCACCGAATTTCAATTACGCTCGTTATTCAAACCGTTTGGGCCTATTTTAAATGTCAGGATTCCCAATGGCAAAAATTGTGGCTTTGTTAAATTCGAGAAGAGAATTGATGCTGAAGCTTCAATACAAGGCCTACAAGGCTTCATTGTGGGGGGCAGTCCAATAAGGCTATCGTGGGGACGTCCATCCAGTTCAAATGCTAAAGCGGCTCCGACCGTCATGGGGGCAGGCCAGTATTTGCCCTCAAATGGCCTGAGACCGCCATCAGCAACTTCTTCTATTGATAACTCCAAACAAATCCTTGAACAGTATGCAGAAGATAAAAGGCGACTCTTTttacaacagcagcaacagcagcaacgGGATAGTAACTTTCCTGTGGAGCAGATGGCGCACAACAATTATTACAACTACAATAATTACGATTATCACAGTAACAAGAATGGCAGCCATGGCGACCTAGTTAATCCGCAGAGATCTAATGTCTCATATATTCAAGAAGACGGTTCAATGTACCCACACCAATATTCAAGTCCTTCATACTCGCTCCCTCCCATGAGCAACCAACTCTCCAGTGCTAATAATAACATGCCACAATTTGGGAATGCAATGCCAATTCCTATGCAACTGCCCAATGGCAACAGCAATAAGATGGCCACAAGCATGAACATGCACCCTACCACTAACATGAACATGAATTCTAACCTGAACATGAACATGAACGTAAGTCCAGCACCATATGGATTGGGGAACAATGCGAATATGTATGAGGTGTCCAGGATGATGACTCCTCCCTTAAATATGGCCCCGAATGCCAGTAACTCAAAATCAAACATCATGAACAAGCATCCTAATAGGAACAATATTCCGCCAATTCATCCTTCTCTTCTACATTGA